AAAGACGCATCGCGGCTCCACCCCCGGACGAAACACCTTCGGGCGAACGGCGCGGAAAATGTCGACGTTATAGAGCCGGGATCCTCTTTGAGGCGATGTCGGCTAAGCTTGGAGAAGACTGGTacacaacaaatttcaactagCTCGACGCTTAATTTCTCGAACGGCGAAGAAACTCGAATACAGATATGCGTATAGAACGTagaaagaaagggagagagagagagagagaaagaatccGGAGATTTTACTACCCTCGTAACGTTCGTTTAATTGAAGGTGGACGCGTACCGGTGGTGGCGGGACACGGCCAGGTTTTCTGCAAACGTAGAATTTTATGTCCGGTTGTCCTTCGGAACGAGCGGAGCGCGGTGCTTAcgcaagagtcgaacggcacgGCGCATCGCCGATAGGGAGGCACGGCAGTAAAAAGGCGAAACTGCTCTCCGGTGGACGGCGTGAGCGGAGAGTAGAAGGCCGGCTTTCGTCGAGCAAAGGGGGTCACGTTTCCGAAATTAGAAGCGTTTCTAGAGGGAGCGAACGACTAGCCGGGGCGATAGATCGGACACTCGGCCGCTAATTGGCTGCAGAATTTTATGTACCACTAAATTACTCGATGCAAATGCAGCCGCTTCCGTCGTTCGGCCGGAGATATTCCAGAAGCACGCGCAAACTCGGGCGGGTCGGGCCCGTTCTGCTCGCAAGATTTACGCCGGCCTCATTATCCTAATGAAGACGTAAgggctggggggggggggaaggagTCGCGCGATTTTTGCCGAAAACCAATTGCCTATTTTCGAGTGGTCCCTCGTTATCGACGTTGCTCGAGACGCGACGCAATGCCGCTCCGACCGAAGCAGCCGCAAACACTGTTCCCGTGACGACAAACGACCGGGAATGTGCTCCCCGTTGTCGCGCTCGGTTTCTAAATCTCGCGGAATGAACTGCGCGAATCGTTTACGATCGTCCATGGGTGAACACGGCAAGAGAGCTCGATTGCACGAAACAACCTCGAAACCTGAATCCGAAGGAGGCTCTCGTGCGTTGTCGGGGTTCTTACCGATCGATTCCGCATCGAATCGACTCGAGTCCGCATCGACGGCTATCTCTTGACCCCGATCCCGCCTCCCGAGCCATCGAGAACCGAGAGAAACGATCCGCTCGATTCTTCTCCTACTTTAGATGACATTTAATGCTCGCTCGTTCTCCGTTCCCCTCTCTGTGGAGAACGCGGCGACGTTCGTTCGATGCGGGTCGCATACCGTGGACGGTAACGATTCCGTACCGAAATCGAATGAACGCGGCAACGAGACACGACCGACTCAACACGCTGGACGCGTTCCCGAGGCGATAAAAACTCGATCCTGCTCGGTGCGGCGACACGAAGCGTTTACTCGACCCTCGTTCGTGGCGGCGATGCACGCTGGTGTTAACTGGCCACGAATTATAACTAACCGGTAATAGCCGCTTAATATTCGTGGTGGCTGTCGCCCACGACAGATTTACGAGTGCTAATGAATTGGTGGTAGCGCGGTCGTCGCGTCGTTCCTCCGCGGCATGTATCCTCGGGAGAAGGAGAGGAACACGGCGACGACAGACGATTCCAGTGTTCGTGGTCTCGTCTCTTCCGAGGAAACGATCTCTCCTCGGCCTAGGAGTCGATCACGTGGGCCGCCCTCCTCCTATCCTATACCCGGAAATCATTAGGTCCAAGGGCAATTTGAAATTTGTCTCGAGGGAGAGCGCGCGGCTATCTGTCGGGGCCAAAAAACTCTCGTGTTCCGAGGAGCGCGGAGGAGAGCGGATGAGAGCGGAGGGGCAAAAAGATGAAAGGACGCGGAGAAGAAggcgcagaagaagaagaaagaggagaagaagaagaagaagaagaagaagcctcCGTTGTTCCCTCCGGTCGCTCGATAGCCGAATAAATTTGGGTAGCTCCCTGTTTTGGCCCGGGGCCACGGTTATACAGCAAGAGGTAGAGACTTTTTCGGATATACGATCGGACCTTTCGTAACGCGGCGCCGCGGACAGAGGCGAGAAGGGACCCCGGGACCAACGGCGAGAAAGAGACGGCCGAGTCCTTCTCTCACGatggatttaattaaaaaacataATTTAGAAGGGAGGATAACAGGTAGCTGCCGTTTGATGGGAACTAACGGAGGCTCCTCGGTCGCGGTGCAGCTTCGGTTATTcatgaataaaattattaatcctGTCTTCCAGCGAAACTTCTATCCCGTGGCCCGCTCTTCCCTATCTCCCGTTTCCCAATAGCCACGAAACGCCGACCCTAATTCCGCTTTAACGTGGGATCTCCTGAACGCGTCCGGACGCAGCTATTCTTCGTAACCGAGCAAAACGCCTCGAAACCAACCATGAAAATTtcacctccctctctctctctctctcactctcgctgGATCTCCGGCCGCGAAAGCACCAATTGTCGAGGAGTTTTTTGCAACGATACCGACCGTCGTCGGAAGTCACCGGCGCCGTTTGTTGCTCGCGATCGCTATCCGAGAGGCGGTAATAAGTTGCGCGGGTTTCTGCACCGGCGGGGTTGTGGCGATTTATCCGAGGTTTGCGAGGTCTGCGTGCCGACGCAGTTGCATGCGGAGACCGATAAACAAATAATTAGCATTAAGAGCGGAGCCACGGGCGCCGTGATATCTTCGCGATAGCATTTGCGGTGTACGCGACAAGCGTACGTATTCGCCAACCTGAAAGAAATTGCgaggaggacgacgacgacgatcgtGGTACATGTAACAGCATCGCGTCCGGTGGACGGCCCTTGACTGCTCGCGGTGGAAACGATATTTCCTGGGTGGCCAGGAACCAATTAACAGAAAATACGAAAATTTCGCGGCGCGCCCAGACCGGCGTACTCGGCTTAATTTAATCGTTCGCGGCCGTTTTTATTGCCGCGGCAAGTTGTTACGGAAGAGTTTGTTTTTACAGCCGGCGCAGCGTTGCTTTTATAGGAACCAGATCGATATTAAGATTGCGCGTGGTCCGTTCGCCGGGGCATAACGTGGACGGTGGATACCACGCCACGGCACCGCCAGGAAATGAAAAACCTTTATTACGCGGTTTACGAGTGTTCCGAGGGATGTGGGGACCGAGCGAGTCGCCGACGACGACCAGATAACACGAGGCTCGTCGCGAATCCCTGCGTTTCGGAAAACCAAAGTGAGCAGAGCGTTAGATTCGGTCGATCCCTCGTCCCGAGGTGGACGCAGGTGAATCGAATCGAAGGAGCAGAGCCAAACGCTGCGAGGCAGGTGGCTGCCTCGCCGCTGCTCTCGGTAAATGGCTCTCGGGAACGACCGTCGCGTCGCTTTTTACACGGACACCAGAAAACACCGCCGAACAATTTCGCGTCCAGCTCTATTACCGCGGAAAGAGAGCCCTCTACGGTTTTTGCATCGATACTTGAATCGGCATCGCTTTCGGGACTCCGAGGACTGACGCTCGGTAAGCCGCAAGCGCACTCTATTTGCGGCGGAGCCGGGATTATTCGATGGAGTTGCAAGGGAAATATGTTTGACGCGCAGACGTCGGATGCGGTTCGCCGCAAGCCCCTATGGTCTGTCGAGTTCGCACGCCTGTCGGGGCCTCCGACGCCTCCGCGTCCAGCTGTCGCGTGGCTCGTGTTCTCGCCTCGACACCCGCCGGTTCCATTTCACTTTACCCATTTGCCACCCCGTAGACCAGCTCGGACGGCAGCCTGTCGGTTAACCGTCGACAGACCGGGGAAAAGCAAACTATCGGTGTAGGGGAGAACGACGGCGTCCGATCGCGTCCATATCACTTTTCCATGGTGGTCGCGACGACGTTTTCACGAGCCTCCATGGATCTCCTTCGACGCGACGTCATGAATCTCATTCGCCACAGTGTCGGGTCGATTCGACACGCATCGCCGGTCAACTCGGGCGTAAAATTCCTCGCGAGAAGTTCTCGGCCGGTGGACAGAAGACACGCCGAATCGTGTCGCCGATGGATGCCCCCGTTGTTGCAAAAACAGGGTCCACGTTCGGCTCACGCTTTACGACGTCCCGCGAACCCTTCGCGAGCAACgccgttctcggaaggtagccaCCGGCCGAGAGAGCCAACGAGCACGAGAAACAACGAAGAGCGAACAGCTCCCTGGTTTTAATTTATGCGCGGCACAGCCGAAGGCGTTATTAGTCCTAGCTGGCTGCGATGGGCGTGACGTCACGCGGCTAAAACAAAGGATCCTAGCCGAGCCCATCCCACGACGGGTCTCTTTCAACTGTGCCGACAGAAGGGCGCGAATCCGTACGACCGAATCTCTCGTTtatccgagagagagagagagagagcacgctTTACGGTCCGCGAGCTTTCGTTCCTCGAACAAGTCGGAGCTCGAGTTTGAGTTCGAAAGGCTGGTTTCGAGCGAAAGAAAGCACGGTATACACCCCGCCGCGTGCGTGCGTAGCCGGCATAAAGCGCAGACGCTTCGCAAAGAATCGCGGTAATTGACGGAGGACAGGTATAATAGACGAGAGAGCGGGTGAATCGGGCACATACATCGGCGACTCGAAGGCGCCTCGCTCGTGCTGCCAACATGCAATAACGACTCTTTTTCGTTCTGCGCTGCGTAATTACAGACTGGCCACAACTGCCGGCTAATATCGCTCTAATCGATAACCCTATTAACGCTCCGCGCGGTCTCGTTAACGGATCGGCCGAATACGTACCGCGGCGAGCACGAACACACATCAGGAAGAGCGACGTTAGAAATCGCATAACGAACTACTCGTCGCAAGCCGATGCTGATCGGATTCGTCGACCGCCGGAAACGAAACGAGAGGAAGCTAATTGAGAGACGTCGTTGTCTCCACCGGGCCACTGTCATATCGTTCCGACGGATCAATAGGTAGCTTGCCTACAACCTGCACTCACGAAGCTCAAAGAGGGCGTGGCCCGTACACCATCGGCCGAGAGATACTCTCTCTCCATCTCGCTCTCTCCCGCTCGGTCCCTCTCGCCGGTTTGCCCTCTGTCTCTCCTCCGGTTTCTCTCCCCTGGCTGGTGGCGAGCCACCCTAGCCACGCGGCCAGGAAGGACGATTTTGTCTTCCACCCCTCGACGAACGAGCGTCGAAATTTACCGTCACCTTCCCATTCGTCGACGACACGGAACCAGGGCGAGCCTGTTCGACACCCCCTATCGGaatgacgacgcgacgcgccggtTCGCAGACTCTCCATCGAGATCCTCGATTATTGTCGAAGAAGCCGTCGTCTTCGAAGCGGAAGAGCCGCGGGGAAATCCGACCGTGGAGGAGAAGTTCGAATCGTCGACCCGCTTCAAACGACTCCGAGATTTTCTAAAGAGCGGAACGAGCAAAGAGCTCGACGCTTGCCGATGACCGCAACCGTGGTTATTACCCTGGCAACCTTGCCCGAAGTCACAGGACGGGGTGACCACGGATTGGTAGGGTTTCGTCTCCTCGTCTCTCCCATTCTCTTGGTCTCTATCAGCGAAGGGTGCGCGCACTCGTTGTCTTTGGTCGGTGTTGGTGCAAGGTTGAACCGTGTGGGGGCGTGTCGCCTCGATGGCGCCGACTGCTAATGGCTGCGCGGCCCGCCAGACTTTAATTTCCTGCCGCTTCCGCGGACCCTTTGCCTTTACCTTTCCACGTCCGAATCCGCGCCGGACCCTTCCCAGCCTCCAGCCTCTCCACACGGCCTGCAGCCTTTCGGTAGCCGCCTGACCGACCGTTCTCGCTCGTCTTTCCCGTCCCATTCCCCCGAGGACAACGTCGCGCGATCATTTGCATTCGAACGGGATCGCGAATGTCCCAACAACACAAAACAGAGGGGAACCTCTCGGGGAAAAAAGCTCTCTTCTCTGTATATCCCCGAAACGGTTCGCGGCGCGCGTTTTTATCGAGGGCGGACGGATACCGGGAACAGTCGGCGCTTAAAGTGTTTTACGCGAAGCGATTCGGTTTCCCCGGTTTTGTTGGCTCGTCGGGCAATCTTCCACGTCTTCTAGGATAGGACCGGCAATTTTGTGTCATTATACACCCTCGGGGGAAGCCTCGGTTCCGTCGCTCCGCGCCGAGCCGCTTCGGCCGGTGGCGAGCGGGGCTCGGTTTTTTTGGGTCGATTTAGCCGCGATTATGGCCGCATCCAGCGGGCGAGCAAGCGAGCGAACGCTCGACTTCGATATTACGAGCCGCGTTGCCTTGAGAAAGCGTCTCAATCGACCGGGCTCGATTTCGCCGGATCGATATACGCGAGCGGACGCCTAATTCGCGAAGCTCGTCCCGAAACTCGTTATTATCGGTTTGCGTAATCGTATCGGAAGAGCGGGACCATAATTCGACCAGGTAACACCTGCTCGGGAACGCGTTTCGCCATAATAAAATCATGGCTAGCGCTGCGGCGTTGTGGCTGACCGAACGAAAAAATTGGTTGGGGCGCCTCGATCCGATCCGATATGacgcgatgcgatgcgatgcgatgcgatgcgatgcgatgcgataGCGATACGAGAGAATCGAATCAAATCGAAACGAAAAGATGACCAGGGGAACAAGACGGTAATCTCGTGGtttgtttttattgtttcagGACCATCCAGGTTTACGGGGTACGCCGTTGGCGATGCTCGCGGCCCAGTGCAACAAGCTGAGCAGCAAGAGTCCTCCGCCGTTGGCGGACGCAGCCGTCGGCAAAGGTTTTCATCCGTGGAAAAAGAGTCCTCAGAGCAGTGGTAGCTCGCCTCAACACAGTTCTACCGGtagcggaggaggaggaggaggcgggGGCGGAGGTGGAGGAGGTGGTGGAGGATGCACGACGACCGGAGTCAGTCAAAGACCGGTGGCGACGAGCAGCGCCGGCAGCACGACCGGTGGCTACGCTCGAGCGCCGGTGACTTCTTGCGCGTCGACGGCGCCCCAATACGGCAGCGACCTGTACTTTCCGGGGACGGCGAGCGCCCAACCGGCCGGCGATCCGCATCATCATCAGAGCAGCCTACTCGGAAAGGTCGAGGGAGCGACCTTGGGCTCGGTGTACGGCCGACACCCATACGAGTCGTGGCCGTTCAACGCGATGCCGGGCGCGACCCACGGCGGAATCAAAGCGAGCGACGGCTGGTGGGACGTGCACGGGGCTGCGACCGCCGGTGGATGGTTGGACGTGAGCAGCactgtcggcgtcggcgtccaCGCCGCGCAAATGGCCAACTACTCGGCCGACTACTCTACCAGTCTCGCGCTCGCCGGCAATCATCTGTTGACCACCGCGACCACCGCCGGCCACAATCTCCTGCAAGACACGTACAAATCGATGTTGCCCGGCGGCCCGCCCGGGTTCGGTCTGCACCACCACGCGGCCGCGAGCGCGGGCGCTGGCGCCGGTGCCGGCAGCCCGCAGGGGAGCGgcggcggcgtcggcgtcggcgttggGGCCGGCGGTGTTAGCCAAGCCCCTTCGCCCCGCTCCCAAAGACGCTACACCGGCAGAGCCACCTGTGACTGTCCAAACTGTCAAGAAGCCGAGAGGCTTGGCCCGGCCGGCGTGCATCTCAGGAAGAAGAACATCCATAGCTGTCACATACCCGGATGCGGTAAGGTCTACGGGAAAACGTCGCATCTGAAGGCCCACTTACGGTGGCACACTGGTGAGCGACCGTTTGTTTGCAACTGGCTTTTCTGTGGCAAGCGGTTCACACGTTCGGATGAGTTGCAGCGGCACCTTCGAACCCACACCGGCGAAAAGAGATTCGCCTGCCCGGTCTGCAACAAGCGGTTCATGCGCAGCGACCATCTCGCGAAGCACGTCAAGACccacagcagcagcagcagcagcagcggcaGCAAGGGCAAGGGGGGAGCGGGGAGCTCGTCGGCCGAGTCCTGCTCCGACAGCGAGGACAACGGGAGTCAGCAGAGTCCCACTTCCAGCTCGGTGCCGCCGCAGCCGCAGCCGCAGCCGCAGCCGGGCCAACAGCAGCCGGCGGGGCCTCAGGCCCAGCAGCAACAGGCtctggtggcggcggcggcggcaacgGCAGCGGCGGTGGGCCAGGACACCAACACCACCACATCCCAGACCACCACCAGTCTCGGCCATCAGCCGACAACGCCCATGACCCCAATACAGATGACCCCACCGCCTCTGACCCCACACCATCCCCACCACCCGCATCTCCCTCCTCTAATGCACCATCCGCATCATCACGCAACATCCGTGTCGGCGGTGGCGGCCCACCATCCGCACGCGGGGATGAGCATGCACTGAGCCCGGTGGGGCCCGGAGCCGGTGCCTGCAGTTCCGCTGCCACTGCCGCAACGGCCCTGGGCTCCCCCTTATCCTACCCCCTCAACCTGAACCTCGTACAGTCCGTACAATCCGTACAGAATCATGCGACCATCGGTCACCATCACACCACCACCGCGCACCACCAACACCAGAATCAGAATCAGAACCATCACCaccatcaccaccaccaccatcatcaCCACCAACAACAGCACTCGCGCCAGAGTAACTCCTATTCCGTGCAACAAAATCCTGGCACGCCGGGGACCGCGCAGACTCCCTCACCCTCGTCCCCCGCGCCTGTACATAGTCTCTAGGTTGTTCAAGCTTCGCCACTTTCTATTCACCATCCACTTTTTACGTTTTCTCTCACACAAACACGAAACGGATAGCGACGGATCCTTTTTCTTCGGTTGCTTCGAATCACGGAACTCAGCTAATCGAACCGAGTCTTGTCTCGCCTAATCGCGCCAATCTAAGTTTCCTGCCTGCTGACGATAACCGCGAGTTCGAAGCGAGAGATCTACGGCGTCCGTCGCTAGcccgtttctctctctatcttgtcTCTCTGTCTATCTTtttcgctcgctctctctctctctctctctctctcactttttcTCTCACTGTCTCTACAACCTGGATCCCTGGTCCCCCACATCCTCGACGCTCGGTTGTTCTCTAGGTCGGCAGTCGTCGGTCGTCGAAACACATCCGACTCGATGCACCGCCGGCTTTGTTActtgtaaatattatacatagcGCGTGAGAaagatattatattaattaagcGGTGTAATGTTGTaaaaaaattctatataaaCGCACTGTCGCGCTGTACCATACACCTACACGTAGAGATACACGCAACAAATGCATATACGAAAAAGGTGCGCGCGAGCTCTCTAGCCCCAGGTATTCTCGAACGACGCGACCACCGACGCCCGCGCCCGCGCGCGATCTGAACATCCGGGGATATAGTAATATCGAGATTCCTCTCCGAGCAGGTTCCAAACGACGTTGACCGTGCAGGCACGCACATACACCACACACCGTCGACCGAcgggaagaaaagaaagaaaaaaagataaaacgCGTCCCTGTATACGTCGGATTTTCATTGACGCCTTTCGATATTATTTCCCCTTGACGCGCGATTTGCGTTTGGAACTTGGTATTCGGACTGCATCCCGACACGACCGTCATCGATCGACGACGACCTTCTTCGATCTTAATATCACGATATtatgaattaattattattattattatgattaattattaattattaattaattattattattattgatgtattattataaagattataaattcattttgaaaGAGATAAAGAGGAAATAAACGATGCTTTTGTGAGTAACGATGTGCCTCTGAATATCATGATTCCCCCCGTGATCGTGTTCTCTCCACTAAAAGTCTATCATCCCCTAGCTCTCGCGGCCCTTGCTCCCGCTGCCGCTACTTCTGCTTCTTCGGAGACTCGCTACATCTCTTCCGACATCCCCGCAAGGACGTCCACTCCTCCTCGCTATAACCTCCGAAGACCTTCGTGCCCCGGTGCGAGAAACGTCGGACGTGTTCGTAGCGGACGTAGACCAGAAACGTAAGTTCCCGTCGCAATTTCCAGCCCCAGCTCAGAACGAACGGAGCCGGGCTCTGCTTTTTCTCTCGCGAGTTGCGCCGGTGATTTGCATTAAAATCATTAGCCGGCGCCCTTCTCCCTTTGTCGGTTGGCGAACCGAAAGCAAGGTCCACGAGGTTTTTTCCAGCCGGGGCCCCGATCTACTCGCCTTGATTAACTCGAAAAAGGTTTTTATCTACTCGACGCGATACGTATATTCCTGTTGGCCTATTTACGACGGGAGAACGAGAGAACGCTCGCAACCTATCCGAGCACTCGACGTTATTACCGAGGATGACTCGGCTCGTTTGATCCCGTGCTCGACCGAGAGAGCCTTCCGCCGCTAATGCCTAAATAATGACGTATATACGCGACACGCAGCTTTATAAGCTTCGATAAATTTAATTACCCGCGGCCCTCTCTCGAAACGCGTcgcgtaattttcttttaatcgtGCTCCATTAAGCTAAGACGCGTGCGCGAAGACGTCGCGCCGCATCGTTCGAATCGCGAAAGAGACGCGCGATCTTCTCGAGAGCCGGCAATTATTTCCAACGCGCGTcaatccgagaaaattgagcggTCTGACAACGACAGGCCGTGACCGAGCCATAAACGATCCCCGCTCTCGCGGTAAGCTCTAAATCGGATCAATATGCCGGAGATTACCGCACAAGATCGTTATGCAAAGCAGCGAAGGAGGGTCTGAAGCGTCGCGAGGTCGAACCAGAACCAGACCAGAATCAGGCGATGCAAAACGACGCgatgcgacccgacccgaggaCTCGCGGGGGGGTGTGGTTAACGTCGAGCAGCCTACAAGCTGCCGGGGGATGACTTTTTCGGTGATTTAACCAACGAGGGTGAACGTTTGTTATTCAATTTGCGGCCCCCTCGGTACCAGCCACTGCTCACCCTCTTTACCCACAGATCATCGCGCCTTTACGACCGTCACCATGCTTTTCCAACTCCTTGCTTCGGGAATACGATCGCCCTTTATCCGACGTACCCTTCTCCGCAGACGCACAACTCCCAGATAGTTTCATCTCCTTTCCATGCCATGAACTTTCGATTCGGAGAACCCCGTGATGTACATAGTACTCGCCTCCTCTTAGTTAGCCTAAAGTCTAAAGAGCCTGCTTCGTACACTCGTGGAACAGTTTTGTCGAGGTGAGTCGCTCCGCTATATTTTCCCCGTAATACAAATGATTAGTGTCTACAAGTAATTCGATCAAAAATCCTCTTTCTGTCGCAGGAAACGGAGAACAACGTCGCACGAGGATCCTCTAAGGACTTGCTCTGTTCGATGGTTCAACGAAGAAATACTTTGCTGAGAAATAAAGAACACGATTTCGAGAGAACCTCTTGTCTTGATTTATATGCCGTCAAAGTCCTGCTCCCCTTCCTAATTATTCCATCGACGAAGCTAGTTCAGTCGGCCGGGAAAAACGACGCGGAAAAAGGCGACCGCGGATCAAACGCGGGTGGTACTTTGAAACTTCACACCGTGACTGACGTCGGTCGACAGCCAGGACATAGTCTCTGAAAAAGGCCGAAACGCTCGCAATAAGTATCTCCGGCGGCCCTTCCGGACCCGCTAACAAACCTCACGAAGCTAACGACTCGGTTTATAGTTCGAGGGCACGGTTTCGAGTATACAAAAGTGTCCCGCCTGTTTCGTCTCCCTCCGGACCACAGGGAATTCTTCGGACCCTCGATATACAATCGGTAATGCAAGATCGTCCGTCAACGATCACGCGTTTACACGGATTTGTTCGCTGGCTGTTCAATTAGAAGCAAGAATGAGCTGGATTGCTAAATAAATGAGATTACGAATGCGTAGAGGATTGTATACTCTTTATtgacgagtagactgcgaattttatgcatttatgacagaaatgggtaCGTGCGTTTTAAAAcgatggacatattaaaaagatttaagaccAGCAGTGTATTAGTGTTATCTGAATAAGAtagttaaaagaagaaaaaattatatttggctcctgtgtcttgcaatcaacgcatatattttttattttgcataaagatccgcagtctattgatgagATATCAAAAAACGTTCCTCTGTCCGTGTGGTCTGTTTACATTTTCTACCCCGAACGTTCGAAAACTGAGAAGACGCAGAATTTCACACACGTTTCATCGGTAGCGACGAGAACTAGATCACCGGACCTCGCAGCCGTGCATTATCGACCTTTCGCGCGGCTATCTGCGAATCTGCCTCGAAACGGAAACCCCGACCGGTAATCTCGGTGGCGCGTAACGAGCGAACAGATTAGGCTGCTCGTAGGATCTCGACGATGTACCTAATAAAGGAGGCTAACGAGACCAGGGGCATGTGGTTAACGACAACCTATCCCGGAGCACGAAGCACGGAGCAACTCTACGAGACACATGCGTGGAACACCGGTGTGTCCGTTCCTCTCGAAGCTCGCATGTGCGCGCACGCACACGTGCAGGACCCGAAAGGCACGCGAGTCTTGTTACCAAAGTGCCGCAGCCTCGAGAACGACCTCGTCCCGATGGAAAGGTCTCGGTGTCTTTTCAAGTTCCCGACAAACAGATTAGGATTCGGAGCCGTTCGTAAGTCGGACCACTCTCGGATCTCGAGTGGATCGCTCTCGAGAAGTCGGTCGGGATCACGCGTAGATCATCGGCAAATTAGTATCGGGTACGAACGTGTCGGATTTCCGGACGCGAACCGGTCCGCGCCGAAGCTGAGAAAACAATGGCGACACTGGATCGACGATCCGGTATAATTTT
The sequence above is drawn from the Lasioglossum baleicum chromosome 8, iyLasBale1, whole genome shotgun sequence genome and encodes:
- the Sp1 gene encoding transcription factor Sp8, encoding MNCAYQYSHPAHPQNVMTMPPTAIQQPHHSTDTEYLEDHPGLRGTPLAMLAAQCNKLSSKSPPPLADAAVGKGFHPWKKSPQSSGSSPQHSSTGSGGGGGGGGGGGGGGGGCTTTGVSQRPVATSSAGSTTGGYARAPVTSCASTAPQYGSDLYFPGTASAQPAGDPHHHQSSLLGKVEGATLGSVYGRHPYESWPFNAMPGATHGGIKASDGWWDVHGAATAGGWLDVSSTVGVGVHAAQMANYSADYSTSLALAGNHLLTTATTAGHNLLQDTYKSMLPGGPPGFGLHHHAAASAGAGAGAGSPQGSGGGVGVGVGAGGVSQAPSPRSQRRYTGRATCDCPNCQEAERLGPAGVHLRKKNIHSCHIPGCGKVYGKTSHLKAHLRWHTAAPSNPHRRKEIRLPGLQQAVHAQRPSREARQDPQQQQQQQRQQGQGGSGELVGRVLLRQRGQRESAESHFQLGAAAAAAAAAAGPTAAGGASGPAATGSGGGGGGNGSGGGPGHQHHHIPDHHQSRPSADNAHDPNTDDPTASDPTPSPPPASPSSNAPSASSRNIRVGGGGPPSARGDEHALSPVGPGAGACSSAATAATALGSPLSYPLNLNLVQSVQSVQNHATIGHHHTTTAHHQHQNQNQNHHHHHHHHHHHHQQQHSRQSNSYSVQQNPGTPGTAQTPSPSSPAPVHSL